The following are from one region of the Priestia filamentosa genome:
- a CDS encoding TIGR01457 family HAD-type hydrolase, producing MKKYKGYLFDLDGTMYKGTELIAEARDFVVKLKEKNLPYLFVTNNSSRTPEQVAAKLRDFGIPAEGPQVFTTSQATANFLAEKKENATAYVIGEEGIQQALIEKGFTLQDENPDFVVVGIDRSISYEKLTKACLGVRNGATFVSTNGDIAIPTERGLLPGNGSLTSVVTVSTETQPIFIGKPEKIIMEQALEVIGTPRSETLMIGDNYHTDIMAGMNAGIDTLLVHTGVTTPEHLTTFEQQPTHVAHSLLEWMESI from the coding sequence TTGAAAAAGTATAAAGGCTATTTATTTGATTTAGATGGAACAATGTATAAAGGAACAGAGCTTATCGCAGAAGCAAGAGACTTTGTTGTAAAGCTTAAAGAAAAGAATCTCCCGTATCTTTTTGTAACGAACAATTCTTCAAGAACACCTGAGCAAGTAGCTGCAAAATTAAGAGATTTTGGTATCCCAGCAGAGGGACCACAAGTTTTTACAACAAGCCAAGCGACAGCAAACTTTTTAGCGGAAAAAAAAGAGAATGCAACAGCCTATGTTATTGGTGAAGAAGGAATTCAACAAGCATTGATTGAAAAAGGATTTACGCTTCAAGACGAGAATCCAGACTTTGTTGTGGTTGGGATTGACAGAAGCATAAGTTATGAGAAACTTACGAAGGCTTGTTTAGGAGTAAGAAATGGAGCAACGTTCGTATCCACTAATGGTGACATTGCGATTCCAACCGAGAGAGGACTTTTACCTGGAAATGGTTCTCTTACATCTGTTGTTACAGTGTCAACAGAAACACAGCCGATTTTTATAGGAAAACCAGAAAAAATTATTATGGAACAAGCGCTTGAAGTAATTGGGACACCAAGGTCTGAAACGCTTATGATTGGCGATAATTATCACACGGATATTATGGCTGGGATGAATGCAGGAATTGACACACTTCTTGTTCATACAGGAGTTACAACTCCAGAACATTTAACAACATTTGAACAGCAGCCTACCCATGTTGCACACTCACTTTTAGAATGGATGGAATCTATTTAA
- the lipA gene encoding lipoyl synthase, which translates to MATKEDHIRKPDWLKIKLNTNENYTGLKKMMRENNLHTVCEEAKCPNIHECWAVRRTATFMILGAVCTRACRFCAVKTGLPTELDLQEPERVADSVQLMNLKHAVITAVARDDLKDGGAQVFAETVRAVRRKNPFTTIEVLPSDMGGVEENLKMLMDARPDILNHNIETVRNLTKRVRARATYDRSLEFLRRAKEMQPDIPTKSSLMVGLGETKEEIIETMDDLRANNVDIMTIGQYLQPSKKHLKVQKYYHPDEFEELKNIALTKGFSHVEAGPLVRSSYHADEQVNAASKARQEKA; encoded by the coding sequence ATGGCAACGAAAGAAGATCATATTCGTAAACCAGATTGGTTAAAAATTAAGCTAAACACAAATGAGAACTATACAGGCTTAAAGAAGATGATGAGAGAAAACAATCTTCATACAGTTTGTGAGGAAGCAAAATGTCCGAATATTCATGAATGCTGGGCAGTACGTCGTACAGCTACGTTCATGATTCTAGGTGCTGTATGTACACGTGCCTGTCGTTTCTGTGCGGTAAAAACAGGTTTACCGACAGAGCTAGATTTACAAGAGCCGGAACGCGTAGCAGATTCCGTTCAACTTATGAACCTAAAACACGCAGTTATCACAGCTGTAGCTCGTGATGATTTAAAAGACGGCGGCGCCCAAGTATTTGCGGAAACAGTTCGCGCTGTACGTAGAAAAAACCCATTTACAACAATTGAAGTTCTTCCTTCAGATATGGGTGGAGTGGAAGAAAACTTAAAAATGTTAATGGACGCTCGTCCCGACATCTTAAATCACAACATTGAAACTGTTCGAAATCTTACTAAGAGAGTCCGTGCTCGTGCTACATATGACCGCTCATTAGAGTTTTTACGCCGTGCAAAAGAGATGCAGCCTGATATTCCAACGAAATCAAGTCTTATGGTTGGGCTTGGAGAAACGAAAGAAGAGATTATTGAAACAATGGATGATTTACGTGCAAACAACGTAGATATCATGACAATTGGTCAATATCTGCAACCATCTAAAAAACATCTTAAAGTACAGAAATATTATCATCCAGATGAGTTTGAAGAGTTAAAAAATATTGCTTTAACAAAAGGCTTCAGCCACGTTGAAGCAGGTCCTCTTGTTCGTTCTTCTTATCATGCTGATGAACAAGTAAATGCAGCTTCAAAAGCACGTCAAGAAAAAGCATAA
- a CDS encoding DUF86 domain-containing protein gives MYFVDRGRIEKILVHFEEQYSLFLHHEKWESELELRALERIGHLLIEGILDVGNDMIDGFIMRDPGSYDDIVDILHDEKVITSKDEGLLKDFIRYRKELVQQYIDINHEELIEALKRNAPVLEAFPTRIRTYLENELGPVSAFKN, from the coding sequence ATGTATTTTGTTGATCGAGGTCGTATTGAAAAGATATTGGTTCATTTTGAGGAGCAGTATTCGCTTTTTTTACATCATGAAAAATGGGAAAGCGAACTGGAGCTACGAGCTCTTGAGCGGATTGGTCACCTCCTCATCGAAGGCATTCTAGATGTTGGGAACGATATGATTGACGGCTTTATTATGAGAGATCCGGGAAGCTATGATGATATTGTGGATATTTTACATGATGAGAAAGTTATTACAAGCAAAGACGAAGGGTTACTAAAAGACTTTATTCGCTATCGTAAAGAGCTTGTACAGCAGTATATAGATATTAACCATGAAGAACTTATTGAGGCTTTAAAAAGAAATGCACCGGTGCTTGAAGCATTCCCAACACGAATCCGTACATATTTGGAAAATGAACTTGGTCCTGTTTCAGCATTTAAAAACTAA
- a CDS encoding M23 family metallopeptidase, with protein MRTLFIGLFIVSFFFSNVQAAFSAENEKDEKTLREERMSLYKKAEATTHIPWYYFAGIDQYERQVRRTHKDIPHEKGALGIYIEPSRWVGPMNPHKEAQDETVISLFGGIGKDGNGDGKADQYDDEDILYTIGSYLQSYGITPSQIKIGLWQYYHRDRTVSIILGHAKLFKTFGTLDLDHHAFPLPLNANFSYKNTWGDARGWGGRRIHEGTDIFANYSVPVRSTCYGIIEMKGWNRYGGWRLGIRDVNNNYHYFAHLSGFTKDIEVGQVVEPGMVVGGVGSTGYGPPGTSGKFPPHLHYGMYKDNGRTEWSFDPYSHLKMWERADRQKAAKK; from the coding sequence TTGCGAACCTTATTTATTGGTTTATTTATAGTTAGTTTTTTCTTTAGTAATGTGCAAGCTGCTTTTAGCGCGGAGAATGAAAAAGATGAAAAAACGCTTCGTGAAGAACGTATGAGCTTGTATAAAAAAGCAGAAGCAACAACACATATTCCTTGGTATTACTTTGCTGGAATTGATCAATATGAGCGCCAAGTCCGACGCACTCATAAAGATATTCCGCATGAAAAAGGAGCACTTGGGATTTATATCGAGCCAAGCCGTTGGGTTGGACCAATGAATCCTCATAAAGAAGCTCAGGATGAAACAGTTATCTCCTTGTTTGGAGGAATAGGGAAAGATGGAAATGGTGATGGAAAAGCGGATCAGTATGACGACGAAGACATTTTATATACAATTGGTTCTTATTTGCAGTCATATGGAATTACCCCTTCTCAAATTAAGATTGGTCTTTGGCAGTATTATCACCGTGACCGAACTGTAAGTATCATTCTAGGACATGCAAAGCTCTTTAAAACCTTTGGCACTCTAGATTTAGATCATCATGCTTTCCCACTCCCTCTCAATGCTAATTTTAGCTACAAAAACACATGGGGAGATGCACGTGGGTGGGGTGGACGTCGCATCCATGAAGGAACAGACATCTTTGCCAACTATAGCGTCCCTGTTCGTTCTACTTGCTATGGAATTATTGAAATGAAAGGTTGGAATAGATATGGCGGATGGCGGCTTGGCATACGTGATGTAAATAATAATTATCACTACTTTGCTCACTTAAGCGGATTTACGAAAGATATTGAAGTTGGACAGGTTGTAGAGCCAGGAATGGTCGTCGGCGGTGTTGGAAGCACTGGTTATGGCCCGCCTGGAACATCAGGAAAGTTCCCACCTCATCTTCATTACGGGATGTATAAAGACAATGGGCGAACTGAGTGGTCTTTTGACCCTTACTCACATTTAAAAATGTGGGAACGAGCAGATCGTCAAAAAGCAGCCAAAAAATAA
- a CDS encoding sodium-dependent transporter, with translation MDNRPQWGTRTGFILAAAGSAVGLGNIWRFPAVAYENGGGAFLIPYLFALLTAGIPLLVMEFTIGHKYRGSSPLSFARLNKKVEWLGWWQVGISFVIATYYAIIIAWAMSYTVFSFDLSWGSDPESFLYGTHLQLTEQEGQFGGMNYSVLIPLAIVWIVVLGILIKGIKKGIEIANKIFLPTLVVLFLIIVIRALTLDGAIEGLNAFFTPNWETITSGKVWVAAYGQIFFSLSIGFAIMVTYSSYLPKKSDITNNAFITAFFNSGFELLAGIGVFSVLGFMAMQQGVDISEVVKGGVGLAFVVFPQIINEFPAFNQFFGVLFFLSLVLAGLTSLISIVETFVAGIQDKFHVSRTKAVAVGGGLAAVFSLLYATKGGLYFLDVIDYFINNLGVALAGLVEVIAIGWIFRQLHSLQNHANGVSDILLGVWWKLCLLFITPLVLGYMMFENIRQNLSENYGEYATSFVVSYGWIVAGGVILLGILFSLKGWSKTSLSIPTDKKEVSK, from the coding sequence ATGGACAATCGTCCTCAGTGGGGAACAAGAACAGGTTTCATTTTAGCTGCAGCTGGCTCAGCAGTAGGGTTAGGGAATATTTGGAGGTTTCCAGCTGTAGCATATGAAAATGGGGGTGGAGCTTTTCTTATTCCTTATCTTTTTGCATTATTAACAGCGGGGATTCCATTACTTGTAATGGAGTTTACTATTGGTCACAAATATCGTGGTTCGTCACCGCTTTCTTTTGCTAGGTTGAATAAGAAAGTCGAATGGCTTGGATGGTGGCAAGTTGGGATTTCATTTGTTATTGCAACATATTATGCCATTATCATTGCATGGGCGATGTCTTATACAGTGTTCTCATTTGATTTAAGCTGGGGTTCTGATCCTGAATCATTTCTTTATGGCACTCATTTACAGCTGACTGAGCAAGAGGGACAGTTCGGGGGGATGAACTATAGTGTACTTATTCCGTTAGCCATCGTTTGGATTGTTGTATTAGGTATTTTAATTAAGGGCATTAAAAAGGGCATTGAAATAGCTAATAAAATATTCCTTCCTACATTAGTTGTTCTGTTTTTAATTATTGTTATTCGAGCTCTAACACTTGATGGGGCAATCGAAGGCCTTAATGCATTTTTCACACCAAACTGGGAAACAATCACAAGTGGAAAAGTATGGGTAGCTGCATACGGACAAATCTTCTTTAGTTTATCAATTGGTTTTGCAATCATGGTTACTTATTCAAGCTACCTTCCAAAGAAGTCTGATATAACAAACAATGCATTTATTACAGCATTTTTTAATTCAGGGTTTGAACTTTTAGCAGGTATTGGAGTATTCTCGGTACTTGGATTTATGGCTATGCAACAAGGAGTGGACATTAGTGAGGTAGTAAAAGGTGGGGTTGGACTTGCATTTGTAGTTTTTCCGCAAATTATTAATGAATTTCCTGCTTTTAATCAATTTTTTGGTGTTCTTTTCTTCTTATCACTTGTACTTGCGGGCTTAACATCTCTCATCTCTATTGTGGAGACATTTGTAGCTGGAATTCAGGATAAGTTTCATGTTTCACGTACAAAAGCTGTAGCTGTTGGTGGGGGCTTAGCAGCTGTTTTTTCTCTTTTATATGCAACAAAAGGTGGTCTTTACTTCCTTGATGTTATAGATTATTTCATTAATAACTTAGGTGTAGCATTGGCAGGTCTTGTAGAAGTAATTGCTATTGGATGGATATTCCGTCAGCTTCACTCTCTTCAGAACCATGCAAACGGCGTATCGGATATCTTGCTTGGTGTATGGTGGAAGCTATGTTTACTATTTATTACACCTCTTGTTCTAGGATATATGATGTTTGAGAATATTCGTCAAAATTTATCGGAGAATTATGGAGAATATGCTACGTCATTTGTTGTTTCATACGGATGGATTGTAGCAGGAGGAGTCATCCTACTAGGCATCTTATTCTCTTTAAAAGGATGGAGTAAAACATCTTTATCAATTCCGACCGACAAGAAGGAGGTTTCAAAGTAA
- a CDS encoding YhcN/YlaJ family sporulation lipoprotein, with the protein MKRLIFPFSCLLFFTAACQQNAAENDSLTDEGTTPITVSDRDTENDTNSNYGYVRRQRNDGENQEKRQEGVPYLDREALADSISRMASSLPNVEDTATLVTDKEVLISYKTSAQNRSATADSVKRTALSVVPRYYHVYVSDNEEHLDLIERLSNGNSATASDEFRDALNKTIEKMKTSPQGKEVNNNENANGE; encoded by the coding sequence ATGAAACGTCTTATTTTCCCTTTTTCTTGTTTGCTTTTCTTCACAGCAGCATGCCAGCAAAACGCTGCTGAAAATGATTCTTTAACAGATGAAGGAACAACCCCCATTACCGTTTCAGATCGAGATACTGAAAATGATACAAACTCTAACTATGGCTATGTTAGACGTCAAAGAAATGATGGAGAAAATCAAGAAAAACGCCAAGAAGGTGTTCCATACTTAGACCGAGAAGCGTTAGCTGACTCTATTAGCCGAATGGCCTCATCGCTTCCAAATGTAGAAGATACGGCAACGCTTGTTACAGATAAAGAAGTGCTCATTTCATACAAGACCAGTGCACAAAATCGCTCTGCTACAGCAGATAGCGTTAAACGAACAGCTTTATCTGTTGTGCCTCGTTACTACCACGTATACGTTTCTGATAATGAGGAACATCTAGACCTTATTGAACGTTTAAGCAACGGAAACTCTGCTACAGCATCAGATGAGTTTCGAGACGCGTTAAATAAGACGATAGAAAAGATGAAAACTTCACCACAAGGTAAAGAAGTTAACAATAATGAAAACGCAAATGGCGAATAA
- a CDS encoding HAD family hydrolase, translating to MEKQTLIFDLDDTLIHCNKYFRATINTFVSTMQQWFSTLTADEIKEKQLQIDLESIEQHGLHSSRFPESLVSTYKFFCEKQKKEIKETEIEEIRKIGVSVFEIEVQPFPYMYEVLSTLQNEGHELYLFTGGDEENQSRKVVQLELETYFGNRVFIFEHKNTEALQTVLQTIRSNPKQTWMIGNSLKTDIKPAVELGIHAIHIPSELEWSYNQIKLDIDPTGELITLNSLTQVPTLIKQYAKEDKAL from the coding sequence ATGGAAAAACAAACATTGATTTTTGATTTAGATGACACACTTATTCATTGTAATAAATACTTTCGAGCAACAATTAATACTTTTGTATCAACAATGCAACAATGGTTTTCTACTCTTACTGCTGATGAAATTAAAGAAAAGCAGCTCCAGATTGATTTAGAAAGCATTGAACAACATGGACTTCATTCCTCAAGGTTCCCTGAATCTCTTGTTTCAACTTATAAATTTTTTTGTGAGAAGCAAAAGAAAGAGATAAAAGAAACAGAGATAGAAGAAATAAGAAAAATTGGTGTGAGTGTTTTTGAAATTGAAGTACAGCCTTTTCCATATATGTATGAAGTGTTGTCAACACTTCAAAATGAAGGACACGAGCTTTATCTTTTTACAGGTGGTGATGAAGAGAACCAGAGCAGGAAAGTCGTGCAGCTTGAGCTTGAAACATATTTTGGGAATCGTGTTTTTATTTTTGAACACAAGAATACAGAGGCTCTTCAAACGGTTTTACAAACTATCCGCTCTAACCCTAAACAAACGTGGATGATAGGTAATTCCTTAAAAACAGATATTAAGCCAGCTGTTGAGCTTGGAATTCACGCTATTCATATTCCTTCTGAACTTGAATGGAGTTATAACCAAATTAAGCTTGATATTGATCCAACAGGTGAGCTTATTACTTTAAACTCACTTACTCAAGTGCCAACTCTTATTAAACAATATGCTAAGGAAGATAAAGCGCTCTAA
- a CDS encoding YutD family protein — protein sequence MVQVQNNTYELIEDVKEGFQEEAFKARYSEILNKYDYIVGDWGYNQLRLKGFFEDQNNRSTYDTKISTLQEYLFEYCNFGCAYFVLHKIKK from the coding sequence TTGGTACAAGTTCAAAATAATACGTATGAATTAATTGAAGATGTTAAAGAGGGATTTCAAGAGGAGGCTTTCAAAGCACGCTACAGTGAAATTTTAAATAAATATGATTATATTGTAGGTGACTGGGGTTATAATCAGCTTCGCCTAAAAGGATTTTTCGAAGATCAAAACAATCGTTCAACGTATGACACGAAAATTAGTACGCTGCAGGAGTATTTGTTTGAATACTGTAACTTTGGATGCGCTTATTTTGTGCTTCATAAGATAAAAAAATAA
- a CDS encoding DUF72 domain-containing protein, which produces MIQIGVTGWGDHDSLYPAGTRSNEKLEVYSGHFPIVEVDSSFYAVQHSSTFEKWVAQTPKSFGFIVKAYQGMTGHLKEEIPFESKEEMFEKFKLSISPLLKAGKLKAVLFQYPPWFRCEKASVNLLNYTKKMMGPIPIAIEFRNKTWFEGDMRERTISYLKENGWIHTVCDEPQLQSGEGYVPIVPKATSKELTIIRFHGRNSAGWTRGNRSNAEWRKVRCLYRYNEKELVEWKNRLEEMKKETKEICLLFNNNSAGDAADNAKQMIDLLGLEYEGLAPKQLDFFDL; this is translated from the coding sequence ATGATTCAAATAGGTGTAACAGGCTGGGGTGATCATGATTCCCTTTATCCAGCTGGAACAAGAAGTAATGAAAAATTAGAAGTATACAGCGGCCATTTTCCGATTGTTGAGGTGGATTCCTCATTTTATGCTGTTCAACATTCTTCAACATTTGAGAAATGGGTAGCGCAAACACCAAAATCATTTGGATTTATTGTAAAGGCATATCAAGGAATGACAGGGCATTTGAAAGAAGAAATTCCTTTTGAGTCGAAAGAGGAAATGTTTGAGAAGTTTAAGCTATCCATTTCTCCTCTCCTAAAAGCAGGTAAGCTAAAGGCTGTTCTCTTTCAATATCCGCCTTGGTTCAGGTGTGAAAAAGCTTCAGTCAACTTACTGAACTATACAAAGAAAATGATGGGTCCTATTCCTATTGCAATTGAATTTCGCAATAAAACATGGTTTGAAGGGGATATGAGAGAGCGTACAATATCTTATCTAAAAGAAAACGGATGGATTCACACTGTATGTGATGAACCACAGCTTCAAAGTGGAGAAGGATACGTTCCAATTGTGCCAAAGGCAACATCCAAAGAGTTAACAATTATTCGTTTTCACGGTCGTAATAGTGCAGGATGGACGAGAGGGAATCGCTCAAATGCAGAATGGCGAAAAGTACGCTGCTTGTATCGCTATAATGAAAAGGAATTAGTAGAGTGGAAAAATCGACTTGAAGAGATGAAAAAGGAAACAAAAGAAATTTGTCTTCTTTTTAACAACAATTCAGCAGGAGATGCTGCCGATAATGCTAAGCAGATGATTGACCTTCTTGGTCTAGAGTATGAAGGGCTTGCTCCAAAGCAGCTAGATTTCTTTGATTTATAA
- the sufB gene encoding Fe-S cluster assembly protein SufB: MAKKMPEIGDYKYGFSDKDVSIFRSERGLTKEIVEEISRMKEEPQWMLDFRLKSLEHFYNMPMPQWGGDLNSLNFDEITYYVKPSERSERSWDEVPEEIKQTFDKLGIPEAEQKYLAGVSAQYESEVVYHNMQEDLEAKGIVFKDTDSALKENEELFREHWAKVIPPTDNKFAALNSAVWSGGSFIYVPKGVKVETPLQAYFRINSENMGQFERTLIIVDEGAHVHYVEGCTAPVYTTNSLHSAVVEIIIKKDAYCRYTTIQNWANNVYNLVTKRAVCEANATMEWIDGNIGSKLTMKYPAVILKGEGARGMTLSIALAGKGQHQDAGAKMIHLAPNTSSTIVSKSISKHGGKVTYRGIVHFGRRAEGARSNIECDTLIMDNKSTSDTIPYNEILNDNISLEHEAKVSKVSEEQLFYLMSRGISEEEATEMIVMGFIEPFTKELPMEYAVEMNRLIKFEMEGSIG, from the coding sequence ATGGCGAAGAAGATGCCAGAAATCGGCGATTACAAGTACGGTTTTTCCGATAAAGACGTATCCATTTTCCGTTCAGAACGTGGTTTAACGAAAGAAATCGTAGAAGAAATTTCGCGTATGAAGGAAGAGCCGCAATGGATGCTTGATTTCCGCTTAAAGTCGCTTGAACATTTTTATAATATGCCAATGCCTCAATGGGGCGGAGACTTAAATAGCTTAAACTTTGATGAGATTACGTATTATGTAAAACCATCAGAGCGTTCAGAGCGTTCTTGGGATGAAGTACCTGAAGAAATTAAACAAACGTTTGATAAATTAGGAATTCCAGAAGCAGAACAAAAGTATCTTGCAGGGGTGTCTGCTCAGTACGAGTCAGAAGTTGTTTACCATAACATGCAAGAAGATCTTGAAGCAAAAGGGATTGTCTTCAAGGATACAGATTCAGCACTAAAAGAAAATGAAGAGCTTTTCCGTGAACACTGGGCAAAAGTAATCCCGCCAACAGACAATAAGTTTGCAGCACTAAACTCAGCAGTTTGGTCTGGTGGATCATTCATTTACGTACCAAAAGGTGTAAAAGTAGAAACACCTCTTCAAGCTTACTTCCGTATTAACTCAGAAAATATGGGACAGTTTGAACGTACGCTTATTATTGTTGATGAAGGCGCACATGTACACTATGTTGAAGGCTGTACAGCACCTGTTTATACAACAAACTCACTTCATAGTGCTGTTGTAGAAATCATCATTAAAAAAGATGCTTATTGTCGTTATACAACAATTCAAAACTGGGCGAACAACGTATACAACCTTGTAACAAAACGTGCAGTTTGTGAAGCAAACGCGACAATGGAATGGATTGATGGTAATATCGGTTCAAAACTTACAATGAAATATCCAGCAGTTATCTTAAAAGGTGAAGGTGCTCGTGGTATGACACTTTCTATCGCTCTAGCTGGTAAAGGACAGCACCAAGATGCAGGAGCTAAAATGATTCACTTAGCGCCAAATACGTCTTCTACAATCGTTTCTAAATCGATTTCTAAACATGGCGGAAAAGTAACGTACCGTGGTATTGTTCACTTTGGTCGTCGTGCAGAAGGTGCTCGTTCTAATATCGAGTGTGATACGCTTATCATGGATAACAAATCAACATCAGATACAATTCCGTACAACGAGATTTTAAACGATAACATCTCGCTTGAACACGAAGCAAAAGTTTCAAAAGTATCTGAAGAACAGCTTTTCTATCTAATGAGCCGTGGTATTTCAGAAGAGGAAGCAACAGAAATGATCGTAATGGGCTTCATCGAGCCGTTTACAAAAGAACTTCCAATGGAATATGCGGTTGAAATGAACCGTCTTATCAAGTTTGAAATGGAAGGTTCTATTGGTTAA
- a CDS encoding methionine/alanine import family NSS transporter small subunit gives MGTSAIVMMVLGMTIIWGGLIASISNVIIKTRKQQ, from the coding sequence ATGGGAACAAGTGCAATTGTAATGATGGTTCTTGGAATGACTATTATTTGGGGCGGACTAATCGCAAGTATTTCTAATGTTATCATTAAAACAAGAAAACAACAGTAA
- the yunB gene encoding sporulation protein YunB yields MYRLRRRPHRKGPLPFRYVLLLSFVFFIFSTSLGIWLINKAVEPTLMAYANMQTKKIAQYVINEAIDKEITNQLDPESVFSTTGEAGDGTAVNLNTAVVTNVLKETTTLVQKSLRDIEKGEGQITDPPSGVEIEENKKLREEGILYHIPLGRATDNALLANLGPNIPVEFSTIGAAHTDVETSIEEYGINNAMITVYVKVQVDVQVVLPFATDVARVTTKVPVAMRIHEGSVPDYYNRGGDGSGAAVELPNKKK; encoded by the coding sequence GTGTACAGATTAAGAAGAAGACCCCATCGCAAAGGTCCTTTGCCATTTCGGTATGTATTGTTGTTAAGCTTTGTTTTCTTTATTTTCTCGACGTCGCTTGGAATTTGGCTTATTAACAAAGCGGTAGAACCGACACTTATGGCTTATGCAAATATGCAAACGAAAAAAATTGCTCAATATGTCATTAATGAAGCAATTGATAAAGAAATTACAAACCAGCTTGACCCTGAGTCAGTATTTAGTACAACTGGAGAAGCAGGAGATGGCACAGCAGTAAATCTTAATACAGCTGTTGTAACAAATGTTTTAAAAGAGACAACAACCCTCGTACAAAAAAGCCTGCGTGATATTGAAAAAGGAGAAGGACAAATTACAGATCCCCCTAGTGGAGTAGAAATAGAAGAAAATAAAAAACTCCGTGAAGAGGGGATTTTGTATCATATTCCACTTGGGCGTGCTACAGATAATGCGTTGCTTGCAAATTTAGGTCCAAACATTCCAGTAGAGTTTAGCACAATTGGAGCGGCCCATACAGATGTAGAAACAAGTATTGAGGAGTACGGAATTAATAATGCTATGATCACTGTTTATGTGAAAGTTCAAGTTGATGTGCAAGTAGTGCTTCCGTTTGCAACAGACGTAGCTAGGGTAACAACGAAAGTTCCTGTTGCAATGAGAATTCATGAAGGAAGTGTACCAGACTATTACAATAGAGGCGGAGACGGAAGTGGAGCAGCTGTAGAGCTTCCTAATAAGAAAAAATAA
- a CDS encoding SDR family oxidoreductase — protein MKDTNRQVGGTKGQTQDRQPGIESEMDPRPVYEEKDYKGADKLKNKVALITGGDSGIGRAVAIAYAKEGAHVAVSYLDEEGDAEVVKEAVEKEGVKCTLHAGDVGDEDFCKRLIKDVVAEHGRIDILVNNAGEQHPQDGIENISTEQLHKTFQTNFFSMFYLTKGALPHMKEGSTIINTASINAYRGHATLIDYSSTKGAIVAFTRSMAQSLADKGIRVNGVAPGPIWTPLIPATFPKEQVEEFGLDTLMNRPGQPVEHVGSYVLLASDESSYMTGQFIHINGGAYISS, from the coding sequence ATGAAGGACACAAATCGACAAGTTGGCGGAACAAAAGGACAAACTCAAGATCGTCAGCCAGGAATTGAAAGTGAAATGGACCCTAGACCAGTATATGAAGAGAAGGACTATAAAGGTGCGGACAAATTAAAAAACAAAGTAGCTCTTATTACAGGTGGAGATAGCGGAATCGGTAGAGCTGTAGCAATTGCTTATGCCAAAGAAGGCGCACATGTTGCTGTTTCTTACTTAGATGAAGAAGGGGATGCAGAAGTTGTTAAAGAAGCAGTTGAGAAAGAAGGAGTAAAATGTACGCTTCATGCAGGTGACGTAGGAGATGAAGATTTCTGTAAACGTCTTATTAAAGATGTTGTAGCTGAGCATGGCCGTATTGATATTCTAGTAAACAATGCAGGTGAACAGCACCCACAAGACGGAATTGAAAATATTTCAACAGAGCAATTGCATAAAACGTTCCAAACAAACTTCTTCTCTATGTTTTATCTAACAAAAGGTGCTCTTCCACATATGAAAGAAGGAAGCACAATTATCAATACAGCTTCTATTAATGCCTATAGAGGGCATGCAACTCTTATTGACTATTCTTCAACAAAAGGAGCAATTGTAGCCTTCACACGTTCAATGGCACAGTCTCTTGCAGATAAAGGGATTCGAGTGAATGGGGTAGCACCAGGACCGATTTGGACGCCGCTTATTCCTGCGACATTCCCAAAAGAACAAGTAGAAGAGTTTGGTTTAGACACATTAATGAATAGACCAGGACAGCCTGTAGAGCACGTAGGAAGTTATGTACTGCTTGCAAGTGATGAATCATCATATATGACAGGACAGTTTATCCACATTAATGGAGGAGCCTACATTTCAAGCTAA
- a CDS encoding YunC family protein yields the protein MITLEPIVIEGKTFNATTVALPKTTLLVVSNDKGYIMCGALDVGLLNDKLKDRNILAGRATGVKTIDQLLEAPLESVTLYAEQKGIVAGMKGKDALLKMV from the coding sequence ATGATAACGTTAGAACCGATTGTAATTGAAGGAAAAACATTCAATGCTACAACAGTTGCTCTGCCAAAAACAACGCTGCTTGTTGTCTCTAACGATAAAGGATACATTATGTGTGGTGCCCTTGATGTTGGATTATTAAACGATAAGTTAAAAGATCGCAATATTCTAGCAGGACGGGCAACAGGGGTTAAAACGATTGACCAACTCTTAGAGGCTCCTCTTGAATCTGTGACACTTTATGCAGAACAAAAAGGGATTGTAGCTGGCATGAAGGGAAAAGATGCTTTATTGAAAATGGTGTAG